The following coding sequences lie in one Methyloterricola oryzae genomic window:
- a CDS encoding thioredoxin family protein, whose product MAIIEVTDESFSQVIDANPIVILDFWATWCGPCRSFAPIFEAAAEKYPELCFGKVDTDRQRELSQGFDIRSVPTLMVLRDKIMVVRESGALPASSLEKVIEHVLNLDMDAIRAEIEARDRNQAQDTVS is encoded by the coding sequence ATGGCCATCATTGAAGTCACCGACGAAAGTTTTTCCCAGGTAATAGACGCCAACCCCATCGTAATCCTGGACTTCTGGGCTACCTGGTGCGGCCCGTGTCGCTCCTTTGCGCCCATCTTCGAGGCGGCGGCGGAAAAGTACCCGGAACTGTGTTTCGGTAAGGTCGATACGGACAGGCAACGCGAACTCTCGCAGGGTTTTGACATCCGCTCCGTGCCCACGCTGATGGTGCTGCGGGACAAGATCATGGTGGTGCGTGAATCCGGTGCCCTGCCTGCCAGTTCGCTGGAAAAGGTCATCGAGCATGTGCTGAATCTGGACATGGATGCGATTCGAGCCGAGATCGAAGCCAGGGACCGGAACCAGGCCCAGGACACCGTCAGCTAG